A single region of the Ancylobacter novellus DSM 506 genome encodes:
- a CDS encoding DUF6152 family protein translates to MSTAIRLPSLRVSALTLAGALAFVTPALAHHGWSWAESEQMTLQGTIKTISMSPPHPTLHVTASDGVVWQVDLGNPRQTADSGFTGDTAKPGDAITVLGNRDRDSAKPHMKAVRLTLAGKNYDMYPERITN, encoded by the coding sequence ATGTCGACCGCGATCCGCCTTCCCTCCCTTCGCGTTTCCGCCCTCACGCTTGCCGGCGCGCTCGCCTTCGTCACGCCGGCACTTGCTCATCACGGCTGGAGCTGGGCCGAGTCCGAGCAGATGACGCTGCAGGGCACCATCAAGACCATCTCCATGTCGCCGCCGCACCCGACGCTGCACGTCACCGCGAGCGACGGCGTGGTGTGGCAGGTCGATCTCGGCAATCCGCGCCAGACCGCCGATTCCGGCTTCACCGGCGACACAGCGAAACCGGGTGATGCCATCACCGTGCTGGGCAACCGCGACCGCGATTCCGCAAAACCGCACATGAAGGCGGTGCGCCTCACCCTGGCCGGCAAGAATTACGACATGTACCCGGAGCGGATCACCAACTAA